The Eublepharis macularius isolate TG4126 chromosome 3, MPM_Emac_v1.0, whole genome shotgun sequence genome has a window encoding:
- the B4GALT4 gene encoding beta-1,4-galactosyltransferase 4, with protein sequence MGVSSACFHVSYKLKLLMLFTACILLVGWATSYLVDAVHETPRAKSAAESFRKPTTSTKEQKETLDRQTRPAVKLSTVELPTGKSVCPALSPYLRGPSKLTFRASLTLEEVQKENPRVAKGRYRPEDCLAQQRVAILIPHRNREKHLLYLLEHLHPFLQRQQLDYGIFVIHQAGNAKFNRAKLLNVGYLEALKEESWDCFIFHDVDLVPENDYNIYTCGSQPKHLVVGRNSTGYRLRYQGYFGGVTALTREQFSKVNGFSNNYWGWGGEDDDLRLRVEIQRWKVIRPSPNVAKYTMIFHTRDRGNEANGQRMNLLRQVSRVWKTDGLNSCSYNLLSVEYNPLYTNITVDFGMPIKTS encoded by the exons ATGGGCGTGAGCTCTGCCTGCTTTCACGTCTCTTACAAGCTCAAGCTGTTGATGCTCTTCACCGCGTGCATTTTGCTGGTGGGCTGGGCCACTTCTTACCTGGTCGATGCTGTGCACGAAACACCACGAGCAAAAAGTGCAGCTGAAAGCTTCAGGAAACCAACCACCAGTACCAAGGAGCAAAAGGAAACTCTGGACAGGCAAACGAGGCCTGCTGTGAAGCTGTCGACTGTGGAACTGCCCACGGGGAAGTCCGTTTGCCCTGCTCTGTCTCCCTACCTAC GGGGGCCCAGCAAGCTAACCTTCAGAGCTTCTCTTACCCTGGAAGAGGTGCAGAAGGAGAATCCTCGGGTGGCAAAGGGACGCTATCGCCCAGAAGACTGCTTAGCCCAGCAGCGAGTGGCCATCTTGATTCCACACCGTAATCGAGAGAAGCACCTGCTTTACCTGCTGGAGCACCTTCACCCATTCCTGcaacggcagcagctagactatgGCATCTTTGTGATTCACCAA gcTGGCAATGCCAAGTTTAACAGAGCAAAACTGCTGAATGTAGGCTACTTGGAAGCCTTGAAGGAGGAGAGCTGGGATTGCTTCATATTCCATGATGTGGATCTGGTGCCAGAGAATGACTACAACATTTACACGTGTGGCAGTCAGCCAAAGCACCTGGTGGTCGGCAGAAACAGCACGGGGTACAG GTTGCGTTACCAAGGATACTTTGGAGGTGTAACTGCTTTAACAAGGGAGCAGTTCTCCAAAGTGAATGGCTTTTCTAACAACTActggggctggggaggagaaGACGACGACCTCCGGCTCAG GGTTGAAATACAGAGATGGAAAGTGATACGGCCATCCCCTAATGTAGCCAAGTACACCATGATCTTCCACACAAGAGACCGAGGCAATGAGGCAAATGGACAGAG GATGAATCTCTTGCGTCAGGTGTCTCGAGTATGGAAAACAGATGGTCTAAACTCCTGTTCATATAATCTACTCTCAGTGGAATACAATCCTTTATATACCAACATCACTGTGGATTTTGGCATGCCAATCAAGACCTCATAA